In one window of Brassica rapa cultivar Chiifu-401-42 chromosome A07, CAAS_Brap_v3.01, whole genome shotgun sequence DNA:
- the LOC103828900 gene encoding uncharacterized protein LOC103828900 gives MMSPLDKVMSNMSLEEEEEPFVLPELPEFYYTERNTLSMVGRLLNPQCHKMSDLIVDMPRRWQLYDRVKGVALSKDRFQFIFKHEHDLLGILNRGVHTHNMWPIVLERWVAKPPHDFLQYIYVWVQMRNIPVNHYTKNTITSLRDFAGKVEVVAFVPEKTQTMDYARVHVKFYVSTPLRRSKKLTLPGGEEVNILYDYERLQKRCYTCQHLTREQSLFPWSKNRKMTVAQQTAKSPEKQIGLDPMTGRPKLAKEVLEGMRRYCLMVANVKKGLLEKKGFRAPLKTWRMIILLMSGAIDAGKRILRSGKELTFQEDFMRLKGSAQYDSFQEGSTGFSICLCETSASGTNLKKSKARKRPGT, from the exons ATGATGTCTCCTCTGGATAAAGTTATGTCTAATATGTCcctggaagaagaagaagaaccgtTTGTCCTTCCGGAGCTTCCAGAATTCTACTATACTGAAAGGAACACTCTAAGCATGGTGGGTCGTCTTCTCAACCCCCAATGTCATAAGATGTCTGACCTAATCGTTGATATGCCAAGAAGATGGCAACTCTATGATAGAGTTAAAGGTGTTGCTCTCTCTAAAGACAGATTTCAGTTCATCTTCAAACATGAACATGATCTCTTGGGTATTTTGAACCGTGGGGTCCATACTCACAACATGTGGCCGATTGTGCTGGAGCGGTGGGTAGCGAAACCTCCTCATGACTTCCTGCAATACATCTATGTGTGGGTGCAGATGAGAAATATACCGGTTAACCACTACACTAAAAATACAATCACTTCCCTTAGAGACTTTGCGGGGAAAGTTGAGGTTGTGGCCTTCGTTCCTGAAAAGACTCAGACGATGGACTATGCTAGAGTCCATGTGAAGTTCTATGTCTCCACACCTCTAAGACGTTCGAAGAAGCTGACACTTCCAGGAGGGGAGGAAGTTAATATTCTCTATGACTATGAGAGACTTCAGAAGAGGTGCTACACTTGTCAACATTTGACTCGTGAACAGTCTCTTTTCCCCTGGAGTAAAAACAGGAAGATGACGGTTGCTCAGCAAACTGCAAAATCCCC TGAGAAGCAGATTGGTCTCGACCCTATGACTGGGAGACCTAAGCTAGCCAAAGAAGTGTTGGAAGGAATGAGACGATATTGCTTGATGGTGGCTAATGTTAAGAAAGGATTGCTAGAGAAGAAAGGATTCAGAGCTCCCTTAAAGACCTGGAGAATGATCATATTG CTTATGTCGGGTGCTATTGATGCAGGTAAAAGGATTCTTCGGTCTGGAAAAGAGTTAACCTTTCAGGAAGACTTTATGAGACTTAAAGGCTCGGCTCAATATGACTCTTTTCAGGAAGGTTCAACGGGTTTTAGCATATGTCTCTGTGAAACTAGTGCTTCTGGGACCAACCTGAAAAAATCCAAGGCAAGGAAGAGACCTGGCACCTAA